A stretch of DNA from Parvularcula bermudensis HTCC2503:
CCGGTGGCGAGAAGAGGGCGAGACGGCCGGCCATCCGGTCACGCGCCGCACGCCCGTTGCGATAGGCCTCCGACAAGGCTTCCGCCTTCTGATCGCCGACCTGCTGGAAAGCGAAATACCACTTCCACTCGAAGGCGCGTTCCACCGCCGCGAAATCCGCCCATTCGGGGTGACGCTCGAGGAAGGCCGTCATCGTCGCCTCCTTCGGCAGATCCCAGGCGTCGTTGACCGCCTCACGCTGCGTCATGATGATCTCGCCGCCGGTGGGGACCTGTATGCTCTGCTCAATGAGGATCTTTCCAGCCGCCGGAAAGACGATGACCAAAAGGGCCCACACCCCGAGAAGCGACGCGAGGATCACCGGGGCCGGCTGCTGCCGCGCGGCGAACCAGAGGCAAACAGCCCACCACACGCCGACGGACCCGATGACGACCGCAACAGCCAAGAAAAGCCTCCCTGGCGACGTCCCGTCGACCAAGCCGCCGATGAGCAGCGGGATCAGCAGGCAAAGGATCAGCGCAGCGGCTCGCAACAGCGAACGAAGTCGCCAGAGCGATCCGTCACTCCCCGCCGTGGCGGTGAGAAGCTCATACCGCCCCACACTACGTTCGGTCGCCTGAAGATCGTAGAGCATCACGATCAGGATCAGTGGCACGACGACGGCGACCAAGAACGCGAAATCGAACCGACCGACCAGCGCAAGCACGGGATTCCCAACATCGCTTTCATAAATCTGCCCTTCGAGGGCGAGCATTCGGACGCGGTGTTTCCACGGTGCGGCATCGCGTTGGCCCATCGCGGCAAAGGCAAAGTCCGATGGCGGATCGTAGGTCAGATAGAAACCGTAATAGGCCGCCCCACCCCAATCCTCCTGCTTGGCGAGCTGGGCTGTCCGGCCTTCCCGGTCCATCTCGATCAGCTCATCGATCGTTGCTCGCTGTTCCGCAACTTCCGAAAGACCCGACCAGACGGCGAAGGACGACAGGAACAGGACGATGAGCAACCAGACGATCACCGACCGGTCCCGCAACATGAAGGCTGTTTCCCGAGAGACAGACGATGCGATGCTAATGGCTGGAGCTTTCGTGAAAGATGAAGACTGAGTGCGAGCATGAGACCGGACCAGACGATCAGCATGATGAGGGGCGATCCGGCATGGGACAGCCTGACCGAGGCGGGCGCCGCGGTGAACTCAAACTCATCTAGTACGGACCAATTCTCGGACGACACCCGCGTCCGGCGTTCGGCTTCGGTGTCGCTGCTACGGTTGATGTCATCTGCATAGGTGAGCTGTTCGGCATGAACCTCATTAAGGGACTGCACGAAATCGAAGCGCAACTGCTCCGCCTCCCGCAGGAACCGGTGGTGCATTTCGAGATCGGTCCCGGCAATGGCGCGGGACGCTGCGCCAAGAGCCAACATGGGCGAGGCCCATCCGAACCGGGAGAGGACATGGGATTGCTCCAGCTCCGCTTCCATCCGCCCTTCGGCATATTCATTCAGAACTCGCGTCAGCTCCCCTTCCGCATATTGTGCGACGATACCGCGGAAGTTAATTGGAAGCTCTTCGACCGTCTCCACATCGTACTGTTCCAGCAGGTCGTCGCGGAGGCGGGCAAAGGCGGGATCGTTTGCATTGTGGCCGTCACCGACCTCCCGAAGCGCTTCGAGAATGTCCAGATCGGTTTCGATCTTGCCCGGCACTGGCGCGATATAAGCGGCGGCACTGACGCCGATCGCGGGCACGAGCAGCGTGACCGCGATCCAGACGGCCGATAGCCCAGCCAGGACGCTCGCGCGCCGTCGCAACGCTGTGCTCGCGACTAAGGTCATCAGCCCCCAGAGGACGAGATAGACGAAATAGGAGAGCGCGATTGAGACAACGCTGAGGAAGACCTCGCCGGCAGCCAAGGCCATACCCGATACCACGAACAGCGGCACCAGGAGCAACACAATCGCCCCCACCAGCGCGACGAGCTTACCCGCCAACAATGTGCGACCGCCAACACCCTGAGCGAGAAGCGGCGCGAGGGTTCGGCTCTCACGCTCTCGAACGATGGCGCTGTGTCCCAGAAGGATGACCAGCAGCGGCGCAATGACCTGATAGACGAATGCCGGCGTCAGGAGCGCCATGCCCCCAAGATCCGCACTGGCGCGGGTCTCGGCAAACATCGCCGAGTTCTGTCGGTGTCCTTCGAGGAAGATGGATTGCCCCGTAACCGGATCGACGCCCGGATCGAAGATCGCCAACGGCACCGGGGTACGAAAGACATAGTGCCCATAGTGCACCATCCGGTGGGGGTGGCGATCCGGCTGGGCAAGGAAGGTTTCTTCCGCCTGCTCCTGCTGGTGGTCTCGCACGTGGCGATCTTCGGCAATCCGACTGGTCGTGATGATCGACGTTGCGACGATCAGTACCGCGAAGAGAACGAAACCCGCGAGGGCGAGGTGGGACCGGCGCCAATAGCGCCACTCATCCGCCGCAATGGTCAGTACGGTGTTCATGCGGCCTCCCGCTCGGCAAAGGCGCGGTGGACGGTTTCGGTATCGATGGAGCCGCCCTCCGGTGCAGTAAATTCGTCAACGAGAACCCCGCGCCGCAAAAGGCCGATCCGCCCGGCAACCTGACAGGCCCCGTACACATCATGGGTGACCATGAGGACGGTTTTTCCATCATCGGCGAGGCTGCGAGTCAGGGCGTGGAACTCATCGATGGCAATGGGATCGAGGCCGCTGGTCGGCTCATCCATCAGGAGGATGTCCGTATCCCGAAGGATAGCGAGCGCAATGGCCACCTTCTGGCGCACCCCCTTGGAGTAGCCCTTCATCTTCCGTCCTCTGGCTTCCTCGGCAAGAGACACCCGCGTGAGCGCCTCTTCTATCGCCGACGACGAACGCGGGGTTGCCGCGAGGGATAGAAAATAGCGTAGGTTCTCCCTGGCGTTCATGTGCTCATAGAGCGACGCCGCTTCGGGCAGGAACGCGATGGCTTGTCTTGCCCCTCCCACATCCTGCGGAACGCTTTTGCCATTCACCGTGACCTCGCCACCTGACGGGGCGAGAAAACCCAAGAACGTCAGCAGGGTCGTCGACTTGCCGGCGCCATTACCGCCCAAGAGCGCGTAGATCTCACCTTCTCCGACGGAAAAGGAGATGCCTCTCAGCACTTCCGCTCCGGAACGGGCCACACGGAGGTTTTCAGCTTTCAATCGCATGGGGGTGATCCTTCAGAACTTGAACGAGGCGGAGACGCGGAAATTCCGCGGCGCCCCCGGCTCGACCCAAAGCTGGGAGTAGGAGTTCGAGTAGTATTCCTCATCGAACAGATTATCGACGTCCGCCCGCAGACTGACGGCTTCGGTCAGGTCATATTCGGCGAAGGCCCGCGCGACCGTGTAGGCGGGGAGTTCGAAGTCACCGAGACCCTGGCCGAAGAAATCACCGAACTGGCCAAGGCGGTCGCCGACGTGAGTGACCCCGCCTCCTACGCGGAGGGGAAGGCCATGCACCGCGAAGTCCTTGACCAGTTGGACCGCCAACTGATGTTCGGGAATGTTGAGGAGGCGCTGACCGGCAGAGATGGTGACGCCGAAGTCAGGATCGTTAAAATCATTCTCCGTCTGCGCATCGACATAGGCGTAGGAGAACCACAGATCGAGGCCTTCCTTAATCTCGCCGTTCAGGTCGAATTCAAAGCCGGTGCTTTGCGCCTCCCCGATCGCTGTAGCGTTGAAGTTCTCATCGACCGTCGAGATGTTCTCCTGCTCGACGAGGAAGACCGTCGCCGTCCCGACTAAGGCGCCATCGCGCAGCTCGAACTTCACCCCCGCCTCGGTCGAGACAGAGGTGTTTGGATCGAGCCCGCCGGACAGGGGACGGAAGTTCTCTCCATAGGCGGCGTAAAGCGAGACGGCATCGGTCACCTGATAGACGATACCGAACTGGGGGCTGACGCGGGTGTCGCTCACCTCAGTCACGCTATCCGCCGCGCGGTTATTCAGCTTACTGCTGAAATCGTCATATCGCGCCCCGATCCGGATATCGAGGCGGTCGGTCAGGCTGATCTGGTCCTGGATGAAGATGCCCACCGATTCTTGCGTTTCCATGCGGTCGGTCAGCGGGCTGGGCGTGGGCAGATCGAACTGCCCGTAGACAGGATCGAAGATGTTGATGACCTGAAGGCGCTCGGCAACGGTCGGGTCGGTCGGGCTTTCCCCGTCCTGAATGCCGCCCCCACGAGCGCGCAGGAACACCTGATCGTTCTCGAACTCGTCCATGTCCGCACCGATCAGGATACGGTGCTCAAGATTGCCGGTGCTGAACTCACCGGCGATCTCCCCGCGAACGACGAAATAGGTCGCGTCATAGTCCCGGAAGCGCCGCTCGCGAGACATGTTCTCACCGTCAACGAACAGGAATTGGCGGGAACCGGACAGGGTAGCCGCCGTGTCGAAACCTTCGAGCGACGTGTCGCGATAGTTGACGCCGAAGAGACCGCTCCAGTTCGAGGAGAAGTCCGTCTGCAGCTCGAATTGATGGCCGATCACCTCGGCATCCATCGGGCCATTGCCGGGCTCGCCCAGAAAGGTCTCGATGGGAATCACGCCAAGCTCGTTCTCGACGGCGACGACCCCGCGGTCAAACGGCACTTCCTGGTCCGTATACTCTAGATCGTAGACAACCTTTGACCGGGGCGTGAGCTGCACAGCAACAGACGGATAGACCCCCAACTTCGTCGTTTCGATGGTGTCGCGGAAACTCTCAGCATCCTCGTAGAACCCGACGAGACGCAGCCCGATATTGTCCGCCACGACAAGGTCCACATCCGCGTCGGCACGGTAGGTGTCAAAACTCCCCGCCGAGAGTCGGATTTCGCTTTCTGGATCGAAGGTCGGTCGCTTGGTGACCAGGTTGATCGTCCCGCCCGGCTCACCTCGGCCGAGCAGCGCCGCGCGCGGACCTTTCAGCACCTCAACGCTTTCGATGCCAGCGAGGTCACGAGGACCTGCGAAACCCCGACCGGCGTTGAACCCGTTCACGAGGTAGTTGCTCGGCAGGTTCGCATCGCCCACGAAGCCGCGCAGCGCAAAGGCATTCCACAGGCCACCGAAATTGTTCTGGCGTGCCACCGAGGCGGAGAGATCCAGGGCATCGTTCAGATCGAGAGCATTCGCATTGCGCAAGACTTCGGCGTCGAGCGTCAGTTCTGCCTGCGGCACTTCGAGCGGATCGAAATCACCCTGATAGGCTTGGCGGATGCCGACGACAGTGATGGTATCTTCGTCCGCCTCCTGGGCCGATACGGGGGCCAGGAGCGCGACGGCTGAACAGGCAGTGAGAAGATACGCGGAACGGAAAAGGGACGTCATGACAAACCTCGTGACAGAGAAACGGTACAGGCAAACTTTTGTGCTGACGGTCCCGACATCGTACGAAGTCATCTGTATACTCGCGGCCTATGCCATCCGTGTGGAGAGCAGCCGCGGGATCAAGGGGAGAACAGGTCAGCGGTACACTGACCATGAGGGGGGCGCGCGGGCGTCCGCTCCCCAGAAGGCAGCCAAGGGGTTGATCTCCCTCTGAGCGGCCCAATTCAGCGGGCTCAAGATCGCTCGAGGCTCTAGCTCGCCTGCATCGGCGGGGGGGAGCCCCACATCGTCAGGCTGCGTTGCCGCGAAGAGGCAGATCTCGCATGCATGGAGGGGCGCTTCGCCGTGGCCCCCCTTACCATCATGGTGATGGACGGTGACAATAGCCTGGACAAGGGTGAATAGCAGCGCAAGCGCTGCTGTCCCCATTACCCGCCTGCCCCGGTCAACCACCTTCATGCTATTGCCCCTGCTGCCTGCATCCCGAAGCAGCACAGCAAATTGCGCGAGAGGATCCTCACTGACCTCTTGTATTGACTTCCCTTCGCTCACGCAACATCAGATGTTTCATGAAACGCGATAGTCGTCTCTCCGGCGCCCTCCACGTCCTCCTCCATCTTGCAGAGGCCGACGCCCCGATGACGTCGGAGCGATTGGCCAAGGCCATGGCCACCAATCCTGTCGTGGTGCGCCGGGTCATGGCTGGCCTGCGGGACGAGGGGCTCGTCGCCTCCGAGAAGGGTCATGGGGGCGGCTGGACCCTAACCTGCAACCTGTCGAAGACGACGTTGCGTGATGTGTACCAAGCCCTTGGCCACCCCCCTCTTTTCGGCATGGGGCACCGTAACGAAGCGTCACAATGTGCTGTCGAGCAAGCCGTGAACGCGGCACTCGGCGACGCGCTCGACGCGGCCGAGGCGGTCCTCCTTGATCGCTTCGGCAATGTCACTCTCGCCGACCTGAGCCGTGATTTTCACGAGCGAATGGTTGCTCGGCCGGATCTAGGGAAAGCAGATAGCTATGCAGACCACTGACGACCCTGTCCGAAACCCGTTCCTCACCATGTTCGACGATGCGGAGCAGGCGGCGCGGTATAAGGACGGACCGCCGAAGTTCATGCCGGGCTTTTGGGACGTGCACCGGATGACGTCGGTTCTCCTTGCCGAGCGCGTGCCGGAACATGGCCATGTGCTCGTGCACGGTGCCGGTGGCGGGCTGGAGCTGTTGTCCTTTGCCGCGGCCCACGTTTCATGGCAATTCACGGGCGTCGATCCGGCGGCCCCAATGATTGAGCAGGCGCGAGCCCTGACGGCGGAACACACAAGCCGGATCGAGCTGCATCATGGCTTCATCGACACCGCGCCGGAAGGTCCGTTCGATGGGGCCACGAGCCTCCTCACCCTTCACTTCCTTCCGATGGAGGAGCGCCGACGGACGGCCAGCGAGATCATCCAAAGACTGAAGCCCGGCGCGCCCTTCGTGGTCGTTCATTCAAGTTTTGCGCAAAATGATGCCTCAAAGCACCAATGGCTTGATCGGTATGCGGCGTTTGCCGTTGCGTCCGGCGCCGATCCCGAGATGGCAGGCAAGGCACGCGATGCGGTGGCCGCGAGTAGGGACCTGTTCGATCCGGAGACCGATGCCCAGATTCTTCTTAAGGCGGGACTGCGAGAGGTGACATCCTTCTATTCAGCGTTCACCTGGCACGGATGGGTCGGGTATGCGCCGTGACCCCTGACAGATCACTGTCCCGCCGCCGACCGCTTTATTGAATTAGGCTATTCCGAAACCGCGTCTTCGGAGTCATCAATGACGTCAACATCTTCGTCGATCGCCTTGGCGACCATAGCATTCTCAACTTCTGACTCTTGAGCGGCGGCGGGGCTGCCCGCCATGGCGAGCGCTACGATTCCGAGCGTCGTTCTACTCATCAACGACTCCTCCTGTCAGGGCCTTCCGGTTGTCAATGCAGGTAGCGCCTCAGCGTTCCGCCCGTGATACAATCACGTCTTGGCCTTCGGTATCAACACCGTGACCGATCAAAGGACAGTCACAAACCGCGCTTAAGTCCTGTGATTGCTGAACGACGAAAAGGAGTCGGGGCCGTGGATGATAGTGAAAACACACCGGTAAATCCCCGCATCGGGACGGGCGCCGCCACCATCGGCGATGTGATCGAGACCCGATTGTCGCGACGCGGGCTGCTCATGGGCCTCGGCGCAGTCGGCGCTCTGGCGGCGACCGGCTGTGCGACGAGGGGATCGCGCCCGCGGGTGTCGTCAGCCCCCATTCCGTTCCGCAGTCCGTTCCGCTTCGACGAAATCGCGCGGGGGATGGACGGGACCCACCACGTGCCGAGCGGCTACCGTGCCGACATCCTGCTGCGCTGGGGTGACCCCCTGTTTCCGGACGCTCCGGCGTTCGACGTGATGTCCCAGACCGCCGCAGCGCAGGAACGTCAGTTCGGGTATAATAACGACTTCATCGGCTTCTACCCCCTACCCACGACCGCATCGGGGGCCGCGCGCGGATTGCTCTGCGTCAATCACGAATACACGAGCACCAACCTCATGTTCCCGGGTCTGACGGACCGGGAGATCTCGGCCGCCGAATGCGACGTCGAAATGGCGGCCCAGGGCGGGTCGATCGTCGAAATTGTTCAGCAGTCCGACGGCACCTGGCAGCTCGATGTCTCGTCTCGCTACAACCGTCGGATCACGACCCGCTCCACGGCGATGGACATCACCGGGCCCGCGGCCGGGTCCGACCGGCTGAAGACATCCGACGATCCGACGGGCCAACGCGTCATCGGGACCATGAACAACTGCGCCGGGGGGATTACGCCCTGGGGTACCTATTTGATGACGGAAGAGAACTTCAACGGCAACTTCCTCGGCGAATTACCGGCGAACCATCCGGAAACGGTGAATTATGCCCGCTACGGTGTCCCCGGCGGCTGGTACGCCTGGGGCCGCCATTTCGACCGGTTCGATGTGTCGAAGGAACCGAACGAGCCAAACCGGTTCGGCTGGGTAGTCGAGGTCGACATTCTCGACCCGACTTCCGCCCCGAAGAAACGCACCGCCCTCGGACGGTTCAAGCACGAAGGTGCCGAGAGCGTGGTGGCGCCGGATGGGCGCGTTGTCGTCTATATGGGCGATGACCAGCGCTTTGATTACGTTTACAAGTTCGTCAGCGCTCGTCCGGTCGATCCCGCGAACCGCGCCGCCAACATGGACCTGCTGGACGATGGGACGCTCTACGTCGCCCGCTTCGACGCGGACGGCACGGTCGAATGGATGCCCCTCATTCACGGCAATGGGCCGCTCACCGCAGCGAACGGTTTTGCTTCCCAGGCGGACGTTCTGATCGAAACCCGCCGGGCTGCGGATCTTTTGGGCGCAACCCCCATGGACCGGCCGGAGGACGTCGAGCCGGATCCGAAGAGCGGGCGGGTCTATGTCATGCTCACCAACAATACGCGGCGCACCGAAGAGCAGGTCGATGCGGCAAATCCGCGTGCCAATAACGCGTTCGGACACATCATCGAGATCGTAGAGCCGGATGGCGACTTCACGGCGACCCGTTCCGGTTGGGAAATCCTGGTACGATGCGGCGACCCCGCCGACGGGAGCGTCGGGGCGACATGGAACCCGGAAACGTCCGAAAACGGATGGTTCGGCTCGCCGGACAATTGCGCGATCGATCCGTCGGGGCGCTTGTGGGTCGCGACCGATGGCAATGAGGGGACAGGCCTGCCGACGGGCTCTGGGCTGTGGCCACAGAGGGCGAAAGCCGCGGGACGGGACGCGCCTTCTTCCGGGCGCCGATCGGTGCCGAGCTGTGCGGTCCGCGGTTCACGCCCGATGGCGAGACACTGTTCGTCGCCGTCCAGCACCCTGGCGATGGCGACGACGCAACCTTCGAGACGCCGACCACGCGGTGGCCTGACTTTACCGATGGCATGCCCCCTCGCCCCAGCGTGATGATCATTCACAAGAGCGGGGGTGGCTTGATCGGCGCGTGATCCGACCGGGATGGTAGGCGCATTTGCGCCCTACCCGTCCCGGCGAAGCTTCCGACCGAAGGCTGGCGAAACCCACTTTGCATCGGCAGCGCGCCGCGACGATTTTATCGGCAATGCGTCGTGTGCGTACGGTGCGGCCGGGCGAGACGACCGAAATGCGCGACGGCGAGCAACGCCGCACCTCCGACGGTCACCGTCCTTTCCATGTCCTCCGATATGGGCGCAAAAGCCGCATACAGTACGGCGACATTCCCAAGCGCCGCAAGGCCGAGGAACCATCGAGCGACAGGGCGAGACCCAAACACCACCGCGATGCTGGCAAGCAGTGTCAGGACAGCCAGCGTCTGATGAACGATCGGAACCTCAGCCACCGCTACCAGGGTGGGAAGGACGATCGCGACGACCGGCAGCGCGATGCAATGAACGATGCAAAGGGTCGAAAAAGTGGCACCCAATGCATCTGCCATACGCATGCTGCGGACCGCGGCACTTTCGGATTTCGTCATGACGTCAATCTTCAAATGGAGTGAAAGCTGCGCCGACCACCTACGCAGCAGCCGGACGTGAAAGCCGAACCGATCAATCCTCCGTCACAATCTCCATTTCGTCGATCAGCCGCTGTGCGCCATCAACCTTTTCCATGACCCAAAGCATGTAGCGCGAGTCCACATGAATGGTCCGCGTCGTACGCGGATCGAAATCCCAGTCTGAGTTCACGCTTTCGATCGTCCCATCGAACAGCAAACCGACCAATTCGCCGTTTGCGTTCAAGGTCGGGGACCCGGAATTGCCGCCGGTTGAGTCGAGATTCGAGAGGAAGTTGACGGGGACGGAGCCGAGCCCCTCCAGAGCATAGGATCCATAGTCACCCGCCTCAATCACGTCGAGCTGACGCTCCGGCGCATCGAAC
This window harbors:
- a CDS encoding MerC domain-containing protein; its protein translation is MTKSESAAVRSMRMADALGATFSTLCIVHCIALPVVAIVLPTLVAVAEVPIVHQTLAVLTLLASIAVVFGSRPVARWFLGLAALGNVAVLYAAFAPISEDMERTVTVGGAALLAVAHFGRLARPHRTHTTHCR
- a CDS encoding TonB-dependent siderophore receptor; the encoded protein is MTSLFRSAYLLTACSAVALLAPVSAQEADEDTITVVGIRQAYQGDFDPLEVPQAELTLDAEVLRNANALDLNDALDLSASVARQNNFGGLWNAFALRGFVGDANLPSNYLVNGFNAGRGFAGPRDLAGIESVEVLKGPRAALLGRGEPGGTINLVTKRPTFDPESEIRLSAGSFDTYRADADVDLVVADNIGLRLVGFYEDAESFRDTIETTKLGVYPSVAVQLTPRSKVVYDLEYTDQEVPFDRGVVAVENELGVIPIETFLGEPGNGPMDAEVIGHQFELQTDFSSNWSGLFGVNYRDTSLEGFDTAATLSGSRQFLFVDGENMSRERRFRDYDATYFVVRGEIAGEFSTGNLEHRILIGADMDEFENDQVFLRARGGGIQDGESPTDPTVAERLQVINIFDPVYGQFDLPTPSPLTDRMETQESVGIFIQDQISLTDRLDIRIGARYDDFSSKLNNRAADSVTEVSDTRVSPQFGIVYQVTDAVSLYAAYGENFRPLSGGLDPNTSVSTEAGVKFELRDGALVGTATVFLVEQENISTVDENFNATAIGEAQSTGFEFDLNGEIKEGLDLWFSYAYVDAQTENDFNDPDFGVTISAGQRLLNIPEHQLAVQLVKDFAVHGLPLRVGGGVTHVGDRLGQFGDFFGQGLGDFELPAYTVARAFAEYDLTEAVSLRADVDNLFDEEYYSNSYSQLWVEPGAPRNFRVSASFKF
- a CDS encoding ABC transporter ATP-binding protein; amino-acid sequence: MRLKAENLRVARSGAEVLRGISFSVGEGEIYALLGGNGAGKSTTLLTFLGFLAPSGGEVTVNGKSVPQDVGGARQAIAFLPEAASLYEHMNARENLRYFLSLAATPRSSSAIEEALTRVSLAEEARGRKMKGYSKGVRQKVAIALAILRDTDILLMDEPTSGLDPIAIDEFHALTRSLADDGKTVLMVTHDVYGACQVAGRIGLLRRGVLVDEFTAPEGGSIDTETVHRAFAEREAA
- a CDS encoding ABC transporter permease, which produces MNTVLTIAADEWRYWRRSHLALAGFVLFAVLIVATSIITTSRIAEDRHVRDHQQEQAEETFLAQPDRHPHRMVHYGHYVFRTPVPLAIFDPGVDPVTGQSIFLEGHRQNSAMFAETRASADLGGMALLTPAFVYQVIAPLLVILLGHSAIVRERESRTLAPLLAQGVGGRTLLAGKLVALVGAIVLLLVPLFVVSGMALAAGEVFLSVVSIALSYFVYLVLWGLMTLVASTALRRRASVLAGLSAVWIAVTLLVPAIGVSAAAYIAPVPGKIETDLDILEALREVGDGHNANDPAFARLRDDLLEQYDVETVEELPINFRGIVAQYAEGELTRVLNEYAEGRMEAELEQSHVLSRFGWASPMLALGAASRAIAGTDLEMHHRFLREAEQLRFDFVQSLNEVHAEQLTYADDINRSSDTEAERRTRVSSENWSVLDEFEFTAAPASVRLSHAGSPLIMLIVWSGLMLALSLHLSRKLQPLASHRLSLGKQPSCCGTGR
- a CDS encoding DUF3526 domain-containing protein; the encoded protein is MLRDRSVIVWLLIVLFLSSFAVWSGLSEVAEQRATIDELIEMDREGRTAQLAKQEDWGGAAYYGFYLTYDPPSDFAFAAMGQRDAAPWKHRVRMLALEGQIYESDVGNPVLALVGRFDFAFLVAVVVPLILIVMLYDLQATERSVGRYELLTATAGSDGSLWRLRSLLRAAALILCLLIPLLIGGLVDGTSPGRLFLAVAVVIGSVGVWWAVCLWFAARQQPAPVILASLLGVWALLVIVFPAAGKILIEQSIQVPTGGEIIMTQREAVNDAWDLPKEATMTAFLERHPEWADFAAVERAFEWKWYFAFQQVGDQKAEALSEAYRNGRAARDRMAGRLALFSPPALVERRFQRIAGTDAGAMLDYEDRVRAFHADLRAFFYPKLFREEPFDYEALDDLPTYDAS
- a CDS encoding Rrf2 family transcriptional regulator, giving the protein MKRDSRLSGALHVLLHLAEADAPMTSERLAKAMATNPVVVRRVMAGLRDEGLVASEKGHGGGWTLTCNLSKTTLRDVYQALGHPPLFGMGHRNEASQCAVEQAVNAALGDALDAAEAVLLDRFGNVTLADLSRDFHERMVARPDLGKADSYADH
- a CDS encoding class I SAM-dependent methyltransferase; protein product: MQTTDDPVRNPFLTMFDDAEQAARYKDGPPKFMPGFWDVHRMTSVLLAERVPEHGHVLVHGAGGGLELLSFAAAHVSWQFTGVDPAAPMIEQARALTAEHTSRIELHHGFIDTAPEGPFDGATSLLTLHFLPMEERRRTASEIIQRLKPGAPFVVVHSSFAQNDASKHQWLDRYAAFAVASGADPEMAGKARDAVAASRDLFDPETDAQILLKAGLREVTSFYSAFTWHGWVGYAP